A genomic stretch from Moraxella nasicaprae includes:
- a CDS encoding ABC transporter substrate-binding protein, whose amino-acid sequence MKKFAPLVVIIAIIGLFVTLLNRPKSDASSATTNNDTPTSSQGLTIVTPWEITNNDPSTSGFVFQRLNIAETLVDADDDAKLTAGLATQWQSNPTMTEWTVKLRDGVLFHDGSPLTADAVVKSLTIALKKPSALQQAYIHQIQAIDDKQVKFTLSKPNLSFPAFLAHATAIILAPSSYNDKEEVVKVIGTGAYQVTKIEPPQKIEQEAFDNYWGKKASIKHITYLANSRSESRALLAQSKPDYLVFNLDAASLSRLQADQNLNIVSKSIARTIQYKVNAKLPPFDDVKFRQILSRAIDRQGISEQVLKIDGGMANQILPPIFTDWQINAPNSTPDYDALQQELAKLGYQKDSNGKLLGKDGKTIAFTLKTFSDRPELPIVATALQAQFAKLGIDVEVAIGNFSDIPASHQNGTLQMALYARNYGLIPDPLGALMEDFAPNGSDWGVMNWHNQTLNDALNQINDGASNTSELQKQIAQIIYDEQPITPVVYYQQNAAANNKLSGLQLDAFERSFRLNELSW is encoded by the coding sequence ATGAAAAAATTTGCCCCTTTGGTGGTCATCATTGCCATTATCGGTCTGTTTGTAACATTGCTCAACCGACCAAAATCAGACGCTTCGTCTGCCACGACCAATAACGACACCCCGACATCATCGCAGGGATTGACGATTGTTACCCCTTGGGAAATCACCAATAACGACCCTAGCACTTCTGGTTTTGTGTTTCAACGACTAAACATCGCTGAAACATTGGTTGATGCAGATGATGATGCCAAACTGACGGCAGGACTGGCAACCCAATGGCAAAGCAACCCGACAATGACCGAATGGACGGTCAAATTGCGTGATGGCGTGCTGTTTCATGATGGCAGTCCCTTGACGGCTGATGCGGTGGTCAAAAGCCTTACCATCGCCCTAAAAAAACCTTCTGCATTGCAGCAGGCTTATATCCATCAAATTCAAGCAATTGACGATAAGCAAGTCAAATTTACCCTATCCAAGCCCAACCTATCTTTTCCTGCATTTTTGGCACACGCTACCGCCATCATCTTGGCACCCAGCTCGTATAATGATAAAGAAGAGGTTGTCAAAGTGATTGGCACAGGAGCTTATCAAGTCACCAAAATCGAACCGCCTCAAAAGATTGAGCAAGAGGCGTTTGACAATTACTGGGGCAAAAAAGCCAGCATCAAACACATCACCTATCTTGCCAATAGTCGCAGCGAGTCTCGTGCATTGCTGGCACAAAGCAAACCTGACTATCTGGTGTTTAACCTAGATGCTGCCAGTCTGTCACGCCTGCAAGCTGACCAAAATTTGAACATTGTCAGCAAATCCATCGCTCGCACCATTCAATATAAGGTTAATGCCAAATTGCCGCCTTTTGATGATGTCAAGTTCCGCCAAATCCTTAGTCGTGCCATCGACCGTCAAGGCATCAGCGAACAAGTGCTAAAAATCGATGGCGGTATGGCAAATCAAATTTTGCCACCGATTTTTACTGATTGGCAAATCAATGCACCAAATAGCACGCCAGATTATGATGCTTTGCAACAAGAATTGGCAAAGTTAGGTTATCAAAAAGATAGCAACGGCAAACTGCTTGGTAAAGACGGTAAAACTATCGCATTCACCCTAAAAACATTCTCTGACCGTCCAGAATTACCGATTGTTGCCACCGCCTTACAAGCTCAATTTGCCAAGCTGGGCATTGATGTTGAGGTGGCGATTGGTAACTTCTCAGACATTCCAGCATCGCACCAAAATGGCACGCTACAAATGGCACTCTATGCTCGCAATTACGGTCTAATTCCCGACCCGTTGGGTGCATTGATGGAGGACTTTGCTCCTAATGGCAGCGACTGGGGTGTGATGAATTGGCACAACCAAACGCTTAATGATGCCCTAAATCAAATCAATGATGGTGCAAGCAATACCAGCGAGCTACAAAAACAAATCGCCCAAATCATCTACGATGAACAACCCATCACGCCTGTGGTGTACTATCAACAAAACGCCGCTGCCAATAACAAACTAAGCGGTTTACAATTAGACGCTTTTGAGCGTAGTTTTCGACTCAATGAATTATCATGGTGA
- the yegQ gene encoding tRNA 5-hydroxyuridine modification protein YegQ, translated as MTSQIKKPELLCPAGTFKNMQYAFAYGADAVYAGQARYSLRVRNNDFDEENLRKGIEYAHSLGKQFYVVVNIQAHNAKLKTFIEDIRPVIEMKPDALIMSDAGMIMMVREHFPEQVIHLSVQANAVNWATVKFWKQMGVSRVIVSRELSLKEIEQIIAEVPDMEIEVFVHGALCMAYSGRCLLSGYINKRDANQGTCTNACRWSYNTYKAVENETGDIVPVMQNNNQNTISNAEIFIPNQNENSIANVNLNQPTVNLNGDVIMGDDYVQKPSDEVVLIEEQGRKGELMAMYEDEHGTYIMNSKDLRAVELVPDLTKMGVHSLKIEGRTKSHYYVARTAQVYRRAIDDAYDGKPFDTSLITALDGLANRGYTEGFLRRHIHSDYQNYEYGSSKTDHQQFVAEVAEISDDKLTLTVKNKLSVGDEIEIMTPQGNLIYTLDKLWDKKGNEIESALGSGWICQINNPFKEMDKEVLKFALVMKKVDEPIFT; from the coding sequence ATGACAAGCCAAATCAAAAAACCCGAACTTTTATGCCCTGCTGGTACCTTTAAAAATATGCAATACGCCTTTGCTTATGGGGCGGATGCTGTTTATGCTGGGCAAGCCAGATATTCTTTGCGTGTACGAAACAACGATTTTGACGAAGAGAATTTACGAAAAGGCATTGAATACGCCCATTCGCTTGGCAAGCAGTTTTATGTCGTGGTGAATATTCAAGCCCACAACGCCAAATTAAAAACCTTTATTGAAGACATTCGTCCTGTCATTGAAATGAAGCCCGATGCCCTGATTATGTCGGACGCTGGCATGATTATGATGGTGCGAGAGCATTTTCCAGAGCAGGTCATTCATTTATCCGTACAGGCGAACGCTGTAAACTGGGCAACGGTGAAATTTTGGAAACAAATGGGCGTGTCTCGTGTCATTGTTAGCCGTGAATTATCCTTAAAAGAAATTGAGCAGATTATTGCCGAAGTGCCTGATATGGAAATTGAAGTGTTTGTCCATGGGGCTTTGTGTATGGCGTATTCGGGGCGTTGTTTGTTATCGGGTTATATTAATAAACGAGACGCCAATCAAGGCACTTGTACCAATGCTTGCCGTTGGTCGTACAACACTTATAAAGCGGTAGAAAATGAAACAGGCGATATTGTCCCTGTAATGCAAAATAATAATCAAAACACAATTTCTAATGCCGAAATTTTTATTCCAAATCAAAATGAAAATAGCATTGCCAATGTTAATTTAAATCAGCCAACTGTCAATTTAAATGGCGATGTGATAATGGGCGATGATTATGTCCAAAAGCCGTCCGATGAAGTGGTGCTGATTGAAGAACAAGGTCGTAAGGGAGAACTTATGGCAATGTATGAAGATGAGCACGGCACTTATATTATGAATTCAAAAGATTTAAGGGCGGTGGAATTAGTCCCAGATTTAACAAAAATGGGCGTGCATTCCTTAAAAATTGAAGGACGCACCAAATCGCATTATTATGTCGCTCGCACCGCCCAAGTCTATCGCCGTGCCATTGATGACGCTTATGACGGCAAGCCATTTGACACAAGCTTGATTACCGCTTTGGACGGTCTTGCCAATCGTGGCTATACCGAAGGCTTTTTAAGACGGCATATTCATTCGGATTATCAAAATTATGAATACGGCTCATCAAAAACCGACCATCAGCAATTTGTGGCGGAAGTGGCGGAAATTAGCGATGACAAATTAACTTTGACCGTCAAAAATAAATTAAGCGTGGGCGATGAAATTGAAATTATGACCCCACAAGGCAATTTGATTTATACCCTTGATAAACTTTGGGACAAAAAAGGCAATGAAATAGAATCGGCACTCGGTTCTGGTTGGATTTGCCAAATTAATAATCCTTTTAAAGAAATGGACAAAGAAGTGTTAAAATTTGCCCTTGTGATGAAAAAGGTAGATGAGCCGATTTTTACTTGA
- a CDS encoding NYN domain-containing protein, with translation MNKRKIAVLIDITQIGHRHIPSILKQACQFGEPITVRAYGVWTAENIIPWHKVAQEYDIELIDNSIATDKDTTVLTLTIDALEDYYNQVDGFILCIHHPKYIPLIEFLNKKQIFHQVVCAENNMEALSVATKNIKNIETDLDKKPIVDYNVLSQAIEQSADVLGWADVDKIIKVLKLSIPHIRQKQIVISCQSCADFEVHKTKQNVWIRKQHSPKSIVYDINAIIHILQCIKLLIKMGEMLWLENIATLLSYYQCVHPQNYSCESYLELLLELPFLTKRISDGKIIFEYKKSANYQQTFSELFLAGQTVQVLEIVDLNKLPKISGLRTLDGTHGKWLRGFVRQFIIPSTQRASYDILYRALTEYPDIDSADFGHRRWLGVFQSSHLFDVVEKEQIWIGLTDD, from the coding sequence ATGAATAAAAGAAAAATTGCGGTACTTATTGATATCACTCAGATTGGTCACCGCCACATCCCCAGTATTTTAAAACAGGCTTGCCAATTTGGTGAGCCTATTACCGTTCGTGCCTATGGCGTATGGACGGCTGAAAATATCATTCCTTGGCACAAAGTCGCACAAGAATATGACATCGAACTGATTGATAACAGCATTGCAACCGACAAAGACACAACAGTGTTAACGCTAACCATCGATGCTTTGGAAGATTATTACAACCAAGTTGATGGATTCATTTTATGCATTCATCACCCAAAATACATACCGCTAATTGAATTTTTAAATAAAAAGCAAATTTTTCATCAAGTGGTTTGTGCTGAAAATAATATGGAAGCTCTTTCGGTTGCTACCAAAAATATCAAAAACATAGAAACAGATCTGGATAAAAAACCGATTGTAGATTACAATGTGTTATCACAAGCCATTGAGCAGTCTGCTGATGTATTAGGCTGGGCAGATGTAGACAAAATTATTAAAGTTTTAAAATTATCCATTCCTCATATTCGCCAAAAACAGATTGTAATAAGCTGCCAATCTTGTGCGGATTTTGAAGTGCACAAAACCAAGCAAAATGTTTGGATTCGAAAACAACACTCCCCCAAATCTATTGTTTATGACATTAATGCGATTATCCATATTCTGCAATGCATTAAATTACTTATAAAAATGGGTGAAATGCTATGGCTTGAAAATATAGCCACTCTACTAAGTTACTACCAATGCGTCCATCCACAAAATTATTCTTGCGAAAGCTATTTGGAATTATTATTGGAGTTGCCATTCTTAACGAAGCGAATTTCTGACGGCAAGATTATTTTTGAATACAAGAAATCAGCGAATTACCAGCAAACTTTTTCTGAGCTATTTTTAGCTGGGCAAACGGTACAGGTCTTGGAAATTGTGGATTTAAATAAGTTACCTAAAATCTCAGGTCTTAGAACCTTAGATGGCACCCATGGAAAGTGGCTAAGAGGGTTTGTACGGCAATTTATCATTCCTAGTACACAAAGAGCATCTTACGATATTTTATACCGAGCTTTGACTGAATACCCAGATATTGACAGTGCAGATTTTGGACATAGAAGATGGCTTGGTGTCTTTCAAAGTAGTCATTTATTTGATGTCGTTGAAAAAGAACAAATTTGGATTGGCTTGACAGATGATTAA
- a CDS encoding FKBP-type peptidyl-prolyl cis-trans isomerase, producing the protein MNLKKFSTLTLCIILAQSPLAATAFTHAPAHSTTSGLNYRIIQDSHGNKPTLNDEVEIRFTSYNSKGEVLEGTLNGVPVILPVSEMFTGLKESLLLMPAGATYEFDIPAHLGYQEEGKSGRQAAKYRIELLRINP; encoded by the coding sequence ATGAATCTTAAAAAATTCTCCACCCTAACGCTATGCATCATTCTAGCCCAAAGCCCTTTGGCTGCTACCGCCTTTACTCATGCACCTGCCCATAGCACCACCTCAGGGCTAAATTACCGCATTATCCAAGACAGTCATGGTAACAAACCCACACTCAATGACGAAGTAGAAATTCGTTTTACTTCTTATAACAGTAAAGGCGAGGTTTTGGAGGGTACATTAAACGGTGTGCCTGTGATTTTGCCCGTCAGCGAAATGTTCACAGGATTAAAAGAAAGCCTGCTTTTAATGCCTGCGGGTGCGACTTATGAATTTGACATTCCTGCTCATTTAGGCTACCAAGAAGAAGGCAAAAGCGGTAGGCAGGCCGCTAAATACCGCATTGAGCTGTTGCGTATCAATCCTTAA
- a CDS encoding tetratricopeptide repeat protein has translation MDTLEQLFTLEKQNPNDDTLLSQIAFYYLSNPDGDKELEYFKKAYQINPSIKNTHNYAFWAYYEYGEDTLALSLFQELIDKNPKSFYPYMAYANLLFKPSDYSDTANLDKLRNHLDLIIELYEKALQKFNHTTKNHQLAWIYNNLANFYLVNNNFEKAKNYYQIALTKLNNYLNDINNKQIKEACCFVLKNQLKLYIILDDLENAKKNLALIQQYEILDNLDIAYLYTLIGDFKTAYQTLNGEFNFHFTWDWLCYAIWQTDKKVWKNYLNALVEEKKSIIKEYQDDLENCQDDEKADIQETIQSHQEDLIQINNYFDTPPTPKLSAKEQCLVDLHYFYKCWLFGCEHCGNLADDS, from the coding sequence ATGGATACCTTAGAGCAGTTATTCACTCTAGAAAAACAAAACCCCAATGATGATACCTTATTATCACAAATCGCTTTTTATTATCTTTCCAACCCTGATGGCGATAAAGAGTTGGAATATTTTAAAAAGGCTTACCAAATCAATCCAAGCATTAAAAACACTCATAATTATGCCTTTTGGGCGTATTATGAATATGGGGAAGACACATTGGCTTTGAGTTTGTTTCAAGAATTGATAGATAAAAATCCTAAATCGTTTTATCCTTATATGGCGTATGCCAATCTTCTATTTAAGCCATCAGATTATAGCGATACTGCCAATCTGGATAAACTTAGAAATCATTTGGATTTGATAATTGAGCTGTACGAAAAGGCTTTGCAAAAATTTAACCATACCACCAAAAACCATCAATTGGCGTGGATTTATAATAATTTAGCTAATTTTTATTTGGTTAATAATAATTTTGAAAAAGCCAAAAATTATTATCAAATCGCCCTAACAAAACTCAACAATTATCTTAATGATATAAACAATAAACAAATAAAAGAAGCGTGTTGTTTTGTTTTAAAAAATCAATTAAAATTATACATCATTCTTGATGATTTGGAGAATGCCAAAAAGAATTTGGCGTTAATTCAACAATATGAAATTCTTGATAATTTAGACATTGCTTATTTATATACTTTGATAGGCGATTTTAAAACTGCTTACCAAACTCTGAATGGAGAATTTAATTTTCATTTTACTTGGGATTGGCTTTGTTATGCCATTTGGCAAACAGACAAAAAAGTTTGGAAAAATTATCTTAATGCATTGGTTGAAGAAAAGAAATCCATTATCAAAGAATATCAAGATGATTTGGAAAATTGCCAAGATGATGAAAAAGCCGATATTCAAGAAACCATTCAATCTCATCAAGAAGATTTGATTCAAATTAATAACTATTTTGATACACCGCCTACTCCAAAATTATCCGCCAAAGAACAATGTTTGGTAGATTTGCATTATTTCTACAAATGCTGGCTGTTTGGTTGCGAGCATTGTGGCAATTTAGCAGATGACAGTTAA
- a CDS encoding DUF4298 domain-containing protein, with the protein MTAQTRINEIQAVYKEWLALHERLETAKQDLAKSAELMGKLEDFYFDGEWRELYEKIENGEQFDLTTDGEYSVMSEDTIWNAIHDHDSTLWDFMRFCVKHLDKAGE; encoded by the coding sequence ATGACCGCCCAAACCCGCATTAACGAAATCCAAGCCGTCTATAAAGAATGGCTTGCCCTCCACGAACGCCTAGAAACCGCCAAACAAGACTTAGCAAAAAGTGCCGAGCTGATGGGCAAATTGGAAGATTTTTATTTTGATGGCGAATGGCGTGAGCTGTACGAGAAGATTGAAAATGGCGAACAGTTTGATTTGACCACCGATGGCGAGTACAGCGTGATGAGCGAAGACACCATCTGGAACGCCATTCATGACCACGACAGTACGCTGTGGGATTTTATGCGGTTTTGCGTCAAGCACTTGGACAAAGCTGGCGAATAA
- a CDS encoding YfhL family 4Fe-4S dicluster ferredoxin has protein sequence MALKITTECINCDICEPECPNDAISYDQKGQKTYVINPDLCTECVGFYDEPTCDKVCPIDCIIKDETRIESPDDLLAKYKKIWNK, from the coding sequence ATGGCACTAAAAATCACCACCGAATGCATCAACTGCGATATTTGTGAGCCTGAATGTCCCAATGATGCCATTAGCTACGACCAAAAAGGGCAAAAAACCTATGTCATCAACCCAGACCTTTGTACCGAGTGTGTGGGTTTTTATGACGAGCCAACTTGCGATAAGGTTTGCCCCATTGATTGTATCATCAAGGACGAGACACGAATAGAAAGCCCTGATGACTTGCTTGCCAAATATAAGAAAATTTGGAATAAATAA
- a CDS encoding TonB-dependent receptor domain-containing protein → MKGCKQLPLTAAVLGALFTSAAFAQTTDTQTVDLGTEVIRIDRLGAKVKTNVVTLQEKEESTATDLRELLKDEPAIDFSGGNGTSQYIAIRGMGQNSIDVKVDNAYSDTQILYHQGRHQLDPALVKIVEVQKGAGGASAGIGATNGAIIAKTVDAHDLLKGSDKNYGVKVGAGYSSNKEVSGSISAFGKTDNFDLLISGNYVDQDNYEAGKGVEQITSAADGTREYISPVDGSKTVPYSALEKVSYLAKAGVNLGNHRFVLSHFKTNNKGTRNIREEFNVFDGQDPQYRELSLENTNLEYSAKDLGKFVSAIDANVYLMKNTRESADDAKSGYAGRFAGDNKTSIETKGANINFDSEPVDGVLLKTGVNYRHQEAFPNKLEAGLVNQEKTDLGVYAEAIGEVGNFTLTTGVRYDHFKITAMDGKEVSGSSVSPSVGVIWEPVAGLSFNAVHNHATRSPRLYDALTAHGRRAVVSVADNATAERAKNTEIGFNYNKGGFSLNGSYFWQRIDNLLNSAPNGRHAELNVNQNLIGNVGHAKNKGYEINAAYRANGVTVRAGVAESKPEYYSDRPFNNREYGNRIGRTYTAGLAYRFAPVNLEVGANYRRVDKVTGESAWMEHKVSNPRARGDNDLNLVKYGYDVVDLYANYKPLNNDKLNINLAVNNVADKYYIPHTATSGLPAAGREYRVGVNFTY, encoded by the coding sequence ATGAAAGGCTGTAAACAACTGCCATTGACTGCGGCTGTGCTTGGTGCATTATTCACCAGTGCTGCATTTGCTCAAACCACCGACACACAGACCGTGGATTTGGGTACGGAAGTGATTAGAATTGACCGTTTGGGTGCTAAGGTTAAGACCAATGTGGTTACGCTACAAGAAAAGGAAGAAAGCACAGCAACAGATTTGCGTGAACTGCTAAAAGATGAGCCAGCCATTGATTTTAGTGGTGGTAATGGCACTTCTCAGTATATCGCCATTCGTGGTATGGGTCAAAACTCAATCGATGTCAAAGTTGATAATGCTTATAGCGATACTCAAATTCTTTACCATCAAGGTCGCCATCAATTAGATCCTGCATTGGTTAAAATTGTCGAAGTGCAAAAAGGTGCTGGCGGTGCATCAGCAGGTATTGGTGCAACCAACGGTGCAATCATTGCTAAGACTGTTGATGCTCACGATCTGCTAAAAGGTTCGGACAAGAATTATGGAGTAAAAGTTGGTGCTGGTTATAGTAGCAACAAAGAAGTTTCAGGCTCTATCAGTGCGTTTGGTAAGACAGATAATTTTGACTTGTTGATTTCTGGCAACTATGTTGACCAAGATAATTATGAGGCAGGCAAAGGTGTTGAGCAAATCACCAGTGCAGCAGATGGTACTCGTGAATACATCAGCCCTGTTGATGGTAGTAAAACTGTACCATACAGTGCTTTGGAAAAAGTGAGCTACCTTGCTAAGGCAGGCGTGAACTTGGGCAACCATCGTTTTGTACTCAGCCACTTTAAGACCAATAACAAAGGTACTCGTAACATTCGTGAAGAGTTTAATGTTTTTGATGGTCAAGACCCACAATATCGTGAATTATCACTAGAAAATACCAATTTGGAATATTCAGCCAAAGATTTGGGCAAATTTGTTAGTGCGATTGATGCTAATGTGTACTTGATGAAAAATACTCGTGAGTCTGCAGATGATGCCAAGAGTGGTTATGCAGGTCGTTTCGCTGGTGATAACAAAACCTCCATTGAGACCAAAGGGGCGAACATCAACTTTGATAGCGAGCCTGTTGATGGCGTACTACTAAAAACTGGTGTCAATTATCGTCATCAAGAAGCATTCCCAAATAAACTAGAAGCAGGCTTGGTTAATCAAGAAAAAACTGACTTGGGTGTCTATGCCGAAGCGATTGGCGAGGTGGGTAATTTCACTTTGACAACTGGTGTCCGTTATGACCACTTCAAAATCACAGCAATGGACGGCAAGGAAGTGTCTGGCAGTTCTGTCAGCCCAAGTGTTGGCGTGATTTGGGAACCTGTTGCTGGTCTAAGCTTTAATGCAGTGCATAACCATGCCACTCGCAGTCCACGCCTATATGATGCCTTGACAGCACATGGTCGCCGTGCGGTAGTGTCTGTGGCGGATAATGCTACGGCTGAGCGTGCCAAGAATACTGAGATTGGCTTTAACTACAACAAAGGCGGTTTCTCGCTAAATGGTAGCTACTTCTGGCAACGCATTGACAATCTACTAAACAGTGCTCCAAATGGCAGACATGCTGAACTAAATGTCAATCAAAACCTAATCGGTAATGTTGGTCATGCTAAAAATAAAGGCTATGAAATCAATGCTGCCTATCGTGCTAATGGTGTAACCGTTCGTGCAGGCGTGGCAGAAAGCAAGCCTGAATATTATAGCGATCGCCCATTTAACAACCGTGAATATGGCAATCGAATCGGTCGCACCTATACCGCAGGTCTTGCCTATCGTTTTGCTCCTGTAAACCTAGAAGTAGGTGCAAACTATCGCCGTGTGGATAAGGTTACAGGCGAAAGTGCTTGGATGGAACATAAAGTCTCAAATCCTCGAGCTCGTGGCGACAACGATTTGAATCTAGTTAAATACGGCTATGATGTGGTTGATTTGTACGCCAACTATAAACCGTTGAACAATGATAAGCTAAACATTAACTTGGCTGTCAATAATGTGGCAGACAAATATTATATCCCACATACCGCTACTTCTGGTTTACCAGCAGCTGGTCGTGAATATCGTGTGGGTGTAAACTTCACTTACTAA
- a CDS encoding tetratricopeptide repeat protein produces MKFFKYFLLTSLLGIGTAHAQSHQSGAHFDMMDINTLTNQASNGDHHAQFFLAKRLQKGQGVAKDANKAIYWYTRAAERNIAPAQLNLGIMYLRGEGVPANMNQGRAWLEKAANLGDNRASYALAMIDEQQQRLVDAYKWYDLSTRDGMLDDAVRHRAKAKVSQLALNLSSSEIESAKKSANAWFQNH; encoded by the coding sequence ATGAAATTTTTTAAATATTTTTTATTAACCAGCTTGCTTGGTATCGGTACTGCCCACGCTCAAAGCCACCAATCTGGTGCTCACTTTGATATGATGGACATCAATACTTTGACCAATCAGGCATCAAACGGCGACCATCACGCCCAATTTTTCCTAGCAAAACGCCTACAAAAAGGACAAGGTGTTGCCAAAGACGCCAACAAAGCCATCTATTGGTACACTCGTGCTGCCGAACGCAATATTGCCCCTGCTCAGCTTAATCTGGGCATCATGTACTTGCGTGGCGAGGGCGTGCCTGCCAACATGAATCAGGGTCGTGCATGGCTAGAAAAAGCCGCCAATTTGGGCGACAACCGTGCCAGCTACGCATTGGCAATGATTGATGAGCAGCAGCAGCGACTGGTCGATGCTTATAAATGGTATGATTTATCAACTCGTGATGGCATGCTTGATGATGCTGTGCGTCATCGTGCCAAAGCCAAAGTTAGCCAGCTTGCTCTTAACCTATCATCTAGCGAAATCGAATCCGCCAAAAAAAGTGCCAACGCCTGGTTTCAAAATCACTGA
- the metW gene encoding methionine biosynthesis protein MetW: MNNIDHQLVEKWITPNSRVLDLGCGDGTLLAHLQNTLNITGYGLEIDERKIDEAIGKGLNIIEQDLNDGLSRFADGSFDTVVMARALQAVKNPKTLLLDMLRVAKEGIVTFPNFAYWQNRVYLGLKGIMPMSETLPHQWYNTPNIHLCTFKDFERLCDENNIRILDTIAIFDNDNPTNPRSLMGRLVKYSPNLLADVAVYRIAKDD, from the coding sequence ATGAATAATATTGACCATCAGCTCGTCGAAAAATGGATTACCCCCAACTCTCGTGTGCTGGATTTGGGCTGTGGTGATGGCACTTTGCTTGCCCATCTACAAAATACCCTAAACATCACAGGATATGGCTTGGAGATTGACGAACGCAAGATTGACGAAGCCATTGGCAAAGGCTTAAACATCATCGAACAAGACCTAAACGATGGCTTATCTCGTTTTGCAGATGGCAGTTTTGATACTGTTGTGATGGCTCGTGCCTTGCAAGCGGTCAAAAACCCTAAGACGCTACTGCTAGATATGCTTAGGGTTGCCAAAGAAGGCATTGTTACTTTTCCAAATTTTGCCTACTGGCAAAACCGTGTTTATTTGGGCTTAAAAGGCATCATGCCAATGAGTGAAACCCTGCCTCATCAGTGGTACAACACCCCAAATATTCATCTATGCACTTTCAAAGATTTCGAACGACTGTGCGATGAAAACAACATTCGCATTTTGGACACCATTGCCATCTTTGATAATGACAATCCAACCAACCCTCGCTCGCTCATGGGACGATTGGTCAAATATTCACCAAATCTGCTGGCGGATGTGGCCGTGTATCGTATCGCCAAAGATGATTGA